In Colletotrichum higginsianum IMI 349063 chromosome 1, whole genome shotgun sequence, one genomic interval encodes:
- a CDS encoding Cellular morphogenesis regulator: MALEPGSGRRSVSPESSGRESPLPRQWRNQLGAEEAPIKDKHYRKYASGIERALSLFETALQEWADYISFLNRLLKALQARHPSTTTIPSKAVVAKRLSQCLNPSLPSGVHQKALEVYSYIFATIGTDGLSKDLPLYLPGLASTLSFASLSVRSPFLDLLEHHFLDLDPRSLRPAMKSVVLALLPGLEDETSEDFDRTLRLMDSFKAAIRPVNGQEQDGPHSSGDGFFWQCFFLASITGSSRRAGALAYLVRNLPKLGEPIVQGKSAKNGVQEDEQSAQLAKMVTSPEPGLLLRSFAAGLADEQLLIQRGFLDLLVTHLPLHSKVLQTNVKPGDLELLLRAAVGVVIRRDMSLNRRLWAWFLGPDPAPGESESGIESPSSTDHQHSYFASKTSYFEDHGLQPLTRALLSMINVDQGSSPGERARPYRICLSLMDRWEIGGLVVPEVFLPIVNSVRQYRDQAPSKADFNEVFRSASVFFDGVESGLIYGEIVSLLAQAIGPGTLSDKERLDKLDLVNFILANFNVREEEMVTIHAPLTALSILCMLEDTREKQQRQQAGFSRKGSRKAAEEALHISLTILDLIPDRAFPSSSANKPKRTMESGVLASLPAVELLKRIKAFYVDEQGNLDAVHVPLSPIEVGELLLQKSGQLVCEGLKNPESGSDLGAKGRILTTLLLKVPTTYQLDTTYLLSCLHERLGHSDGLSFVSYNSILYLSSHLYSAERIELVDLTELVTPLVRQAWEFLSASEPKHHVETVRSLWQLQTALSSQNRDIEAALASLIIEDDVQGSFASRPADAGRRFSVLWSHTLQDSSAERRGSRTPMVEKPPQIRMSGSENYEVMLTRPLFLMLDALLDERTQLFMTVKGWLNSLVGIDKLFLLFVRKFSSMEFLRSSRDIGSAAASANSTTFTVDDDLDLCLYYLRTLSNVLRWAPDVIWAVLGSTSLTVDNDHPEIAQMTGSEGDISMQEVFIHVCLRCIAGNNEPAEENIRIRATQLHRYALTVMHQILLNPYAEPLASLHLEDVLIERLLQSLSGPDPYVQVLLLDVVFDALKLRDIIISDVPASPSSEKRKMSLDPTKTLRVSTQLETKPTAPPPNLLKCLQAGLSSPSSRSVLDSWVSFLTECLPFYSDTIFQVLIPLVETLCRQVSNTFNDLQSIFRDNGSSRKDAWNAPESTLISLLNALEQVLARAHERLLAEEARTQVVKGPDQHPGFFGNMVSGVFNSDAPQTRSATANDRLTVHLAFADAVRICFTIWSWGQGSDANAQDMTSISSFNYTSLRMRNRARRLLEHLFAAETLECLETVIDIWRSSINITTPAPQSEVFNLLPALDGSRPKHTIPAIFNAIYSRTNPGALDASRKSTLTTSLQDIDLVTFLVEYARTLEDDAMDEIWLDCMAFLRDLLTNPFPHRQTLPSLLEFAAILGEKVDNTNFGEQRKMRRELGDLFLRLLTAIFTTKPMTYADAPSYEKSEKNRDGIRRATTISLVSVLDRAEDVVAILASIVPNLPKILVETDRVLSAAGTISTNVISPAFRAKAFPDTVSKNTLVLLQELSRLPNNQKTWKKDVGDAFNDARFFSSSIELVRSDWLPLLRQWTVSDKERMPELLSRMTPPTTAGIVFGVGATSARLEADRKTQLNLRRTATLVLASSEDAFVAELPTILDKVVELLGATATSSPSSTMRAEIYMVVRALVLKTSAVHLAMMWPVINAELHAAISSVVAPDHSTASDTYNNTSILQACKLLDLLICVAPDDFQLHEWLFVTDTVEAVYRSTSYQPVALVDELAEELGTMGVSSSLGSISAAHLATSSSHRRPLLGAGGINDEVGIDRKDELVGKILRPFFGQLSIFAFESTYAMAPLDREFCILGLLKDLFDERSVVKAL; encoded by the exons ATGGCCCTTGAGCCAGGCTCTGGTCGACGGTCTGTCTCCCCCGAGAGCTCAGGCCGCGAGTCTCCTCTTCCGCGCCAATGGAGGAATCAACTCGGCGCTG AAGAAGCGCCCATAAAGGACAAGCACTATCGTAAATACGCATCCGGTATCGAGCGAGCTCTTTCACTGTTCGAGACTGCATTGCAGGAATGGGCAGACTACATCTCGTTCTTGAACCGCCTGCTAAAG GCACTTCAAGCTCGACACCCTTCTACCACGACCATCCCTTCGAAAGCCGTCGTCGCAAAGCGCCTATCGCAATGTCTCAACCCCTCCCTGCCGTCAGGCGTCCACCAAAAAGCCCTCGAAGTCTACAGCTACATATTCGCAACGATAGGCACCGATGGTCTCTCCAAAGATCTACCACTATATCTTCCCGGCCTGGCCTCGACCCTTTCGTTTGCGTCCCTTTCCGTCCGATCACCTTTCCTCGACCTACTCGAACACCATTTCCTCGATTTAGACCCTCGATCGCTCCGACCGGCCATGAAGTCCGTTGTGTTGGCTCTCTTGCCCGGACTTGAAGATGAGACAAGCGAAGACTTCGATCGAACATTGCGGTTGATGGACAGTTTCAAGGCTGCCATTCGCCCCGTCAATGGCCAAGAACAGGACGGCCCCCACTCATCCGGAGACGGCTTCTTTTGGCAATgtttcttcttggcctctATCACGGGATCGAGCCGCAGAGCTGGAGCTTTGGCCTACCTAGTGAGGAACTTGCCGAAGTTGGGCGAGCCAATCGTTCAGGGAAAATCCGCCAAGAATGGCGTCCAAGAAGACGAGCAATCTGCACAACTCGCGAAGATGGTCACTTCGCCCGAACCTGGGTTGCTGCTGCGCTCGTTTGCTGCCGGCCTTGCTGACGAGCAGCTCCTGATTCAGCGAGGATTTCTGGATCTCTTGGTCACGCATCTTCCGCTGCACTCCAAGGTCCTCCAAACCAACGTCAAGCCAGGCGATTTGGAACTACTTCTCCGTGCGGCTGTGGGTGTCGTCATTCGGAGGGACATGAGTCTCAACAGGAGGCTTTGGGCATGGTTTCTTGGCCCGGATCCCGCGCCAGGAGAAAGCGAGAGTGGCATCgagtcgccgtcgtcaacagATCACCAGCATTCGTATTTTGCATCCAAAACCAGCTACTTTGAGGACCACGGGCTGCAGCCTCTGACCCGGGCCCTCTTGAGCATGATCAATGTTGATCAGGGATCGAGCCCCGgagagagggcgaggccTTACCGAATTTGTTTGTCGTTGATGGATCGGTGGGAGATTGGCGGCCTGGTTGTCCCCGAGGTGTTTCTCCCTATCGTTAACAGCGTCCGGCAGTACAGAGACCAAGCGCCCAGCAAGGCCGACTTCAACGAGGTATTCCGCAGTGCAAGTGTATTCTTTGATGGCGTCGAGAGTGGTCTGATCTACGGCGAGATCGTCAGTCTACTAGCACAAGCTATAGGGCCAGGGACCTTGTCGGACAAAGAGCGtctcgacaagctcgactTGGTCAACTTCATTTTGGCGAATTTCAACgttcgagaagaagaaatggTTACGATTCATGCACCGCTTACCGCCCTTTCCATCCTTTGCATGCTCGAGGATACGAGAgagaagcagcagcggcaacaAGCAGGCTTCTCTCGGAAGGGCTCACGGAAAGCTGCTGAGGAGGCATTGCACATTTCGCTGACTATCCTAGACCTCATCCCGGATCGGGCTTTTCCCTCATCTAGTGCGAACAAGCCCAAGAGGACAATGGAGTCCGGTGTCTTGGCGTCGTTGCCTGCAGTCGAACTTCTGAAGCGGATCAAGGCATTCTACGTCGATGAGCAAGGCAATCTCGATGCGGTTCATGTTCCTCTTTCTCCCATTGAGGTTGGTGAGCTTCTGTTACAGAAGTCTGGCCAGCTAGTCTGCGAAGGACTGAAGAATCCCGAGTCGGGGTCAGACTTGGGAGCTAAAGGGAGGATTCTTACCACCCTGCTACTCAAAGTGCCGACTACCTACCAGCTTGACACGACATACCTTTTGTCATGTCTCCATGAGCGTTTGGGGCACTCTGACGGACTGTCGTTTGTCTCTTACAACTCCATTCTCTACCTCTCCTCACACCTCTACTCTGCGGAGCGGATAGAGCTGGTGGACCTGACCGAACTAGTCACTCCTCTTGTCCGACAGGCCTGGGAATTCTTGTCGGCTTCAGAGCCAAAGCACCACGTCGAAACGGTTAGATCACTATGGCAGCTCCAGACTGCACTCAGCTCGCAAAACCGTGACATAGAGGCTGCGCTTGCCAGCCTAATCATCGAGGATGATGTCCAGGGGTCCTTTGCGTCGCGCCCAGCAGATGCCGGGCGCCGCTTCAGCGTGTTGTGGTCCCACACGTTGCAGGACTCTAGCGCCGAAAGACGCGGTTCTAGGACGCCCATGGTTGAAAAGCCTCCGCAGATTCGGATGTCTGGCTCGGAAAATTACGAAGTCATGTTGACACGGCCTCTCTTCCTCATGCTGGATGCTCTATTGGACGAGCGGACCCAGTTGTTCATGACTGTTAAGGGGTGGTTGAACAGCTTGGTAGGCATCGACAA GTTATTCCTGCTCTTCGTACGGAAGTTTTCTTCTATGGAGTTTCTGAGATCAAGTCGCGATATTGGCTCAGCCGCTGCTTCAGCTAATTCAACTACATTCACGGTGGATGATGACCTAGACCTCTGCCTCTACTACCTCAGAACATTGTCCAATGTTCTGCGTTGGGCCCCTGATGTTATATGGGCCGTGTTGGGTTCGACTAGTCTGACAGTCGACAACGACCACCCAGAGATCGCGCAAATGA CCGGTAGCGAGGGCGACATCTCCATGCAAGAGGTCTTCATTCACGTTTGTTTACGGTGCATTGCCGGAAACAACGAGCCTGCCGAAGAGAACATCCGGATCCGAGCCACTCAACTTCATCGCTATGCCTTGACTGTCATGCACCAGATACTCCTGAATCCTTACGCCGAGCCCCTTGCAAGTCTACACTTGGAGGACGTTCTCATTGAGCGTCTTCTCCAGTCTCTAAGTGGGCCTGATCCTTACGTCCAAGTCCTTCTCTTAGACGTCGTGTTCGATGCCTTGAAACTTAGAGATATCATCATCTCAGACGTTCCTGCTTCTCCGTCGTcagagaagagaaagatGAGCCTTGATCCCACCAAGACACTTAGAGTGTCGACACAATTGGAGACGAAACCGACTGCACCACCGCCCAACCTGCTCAAGTGCCTCCAGGCTGGTCTAAGCTCACCCAGCAGTCGCAGCGTTCTTGACAGTTGGGTAAGCTTCTTAACAGAGTGCTTGCCGTTCTACTCGGATACCATATTTCAGGTTCTTATTCCTCTCGTGGAAACGCTGTGCCGGCAGGTTTCCAACACTTTCAACGACTTGCAGTCCATTTTCAGAGACAACGGCAGTTCTAGGAAGGATGCCTGGAATGCGCCTGAGTCGACGCTCATCTCTCTTCTCAATGCTCTGGAGCAAGTCTTGGCTCGGGCGCACGAGCGACTTCTGGCTGAAGAGGCCAGAACGCAAGTTGTCAAGGGCCCAGATCAACACCCAGGGTTCTTCGGAAATATGGTGTCTGGTGTCTTCAACTCGGACGCTCCGCAAACACGCAGTGCCACTGCAAACGACAGGCTTACGGTGCACCTTGCATTCGCGGATGCTGTTCGCATTTGTTTTACTATCTGGTCCTGGGGTCAAGGCAGCGATGCAAACGCTCAGGACATGACTTCCATCTCCTCTTTCAACTACACATCACTTCGGATGAGAAACCGGGCTCGGCGACTATTGGAGCACCTCTTCGCAGCCGAGACTTTGGAGTGCCTCGAAACGGTCATTGACATCTGGCGGAGCTCTATCAACATCACCACACCGGCTCCCCAGTCCGAAGTGTTCAACCTTCTCCCGGCATTGGATGGTTCTCGGCCTAAACACACCATTCCTGCCATCTTCAATGCCATATACAGCAGGACAAACCCTGGGGCATTGGACGCTTCAAGAAAATCGACTCTGACGACATCACTTCAAGACATTGACCTTGTCACGTTTCTGGTTGAGTATGCTCGCACACTTGAGGACGATGCGATGGACGAGATATGGCTTGACTGCATGGCATTCTTGCGCGACCTGCTCACGAACCCTTTCCCACACCGACAAACACTGCCAAGTCTGCTGGAATTCGCCGCTATTCTTGGAGAAAAGGTGGACAACACCAACTTCGGCGAACAGCGCAAGATGAGGCGCGAGCTTGGA GATCTCTTCCTCCGACTTCTGACCGCTATCTTTACTACCAAGCCTATGACATATGCAGATGCGCCGTCTTACGAAAAGTCAGAGAAGAACCGAGATGGCATTCGCCGGGCCACGACTATTTCTTTGGTTAGCGTCCTTGATAGGGCCGAGGATGTAGTGGCTATCCTGGCGTCGATTGTTCCGAACCTTCCAAAGATCTTGGTCGAAACAGATCGTGTGTTGTCTGCCGCAGGCACAATATCGACGAACGTAATCAGCCCGGCGTTCAGAGCCAAGGCGTTCCCGGACACCGTGTCCAAGAACACACTTGTGCTCCTTCAGGAACTTTCCAGGCTGCCTAACAATCAGAAGACCTGGAAGAAGGATGTCGGAGATGCTTTCAACGATGCTAGGTTCTTTAGCTCGAGCATCGAGTTGGTGCGAAGCGACTGGTTGCCGCTGCTGAGACAGTGGACTGTCAGCGACAAGGAGCGCATGCCTGAACTCCTGAGCCGTATGACCCCACCTACAACAGCTGGTATTGTGTTTGGTGTTGGCGCTACCTCGGCTCGTCTAGAAGCAGACCGAAAGACGCAGCTCAACCTTCGTCGCACCGCCACACTGGTCCTCGCCTCAAGCGAAGATGCCTTCGTTGCAGAACTCCCGACCATCTTGGACAAGGTAGTGGAGCTTCTCGGGGCCACGGCaacctcctcgccttcgtccACTATGCGGGCAGAGATCTACATGGTCGTCCGCGCGCTGGTACTCAAGACCAGTGCGGTCCACCTGGCTATGATGTGGCCGGTCATCAACGCCGAGCTCCACGCGGCCATCTCATCTGTGGTTGCCCCTGATCACAGCACCGCCTCCGACACCTATAACAACACGTCCATCCTGCAAGCCTGCAAGCTGCTGGACTTGCTCATCTGCGTGGCGCCGGACGATTTCCAGCTTCACGAGTGGCTCTTTGTCACGGACACTGTCGAGGCCGTCTACCGGTCCACCAGCTACCAGCCCGTTGCTTTGGTCGACGAGCTTGCGGAGGAGCTTGGCACTATGGGCGTCAGCTCGTCATTGGGAAGCATTTCGGCCGCACACCTAGCCACGAGCAGCTCGCACAGACGGCCACTGCTTGGGGCCGGCGGCATCAACGATGAAGTCGGTATCGACAGGAAAGACGAGTTGGTGGGCAAGATTCTGCGACCGTTCTTCGGGCAGCTCAGCATCTTCGCCTTCGAGTCGACGTACGCGATGGCGCCGCTCGACCGGGAGTTTTGCATTCTGGGGCTATTGAAGGATTTGTTCGACGAACGTAGCGTGGTCAAGGCGTTGTAA
- a CDS encoding Protein disulfide-isomerase produces MFCKRVALGLLAAAAAVSASDVTQLKKDDFNDFIKSNDLVLAEFFAPWCGHCKALAPEYEEAATSLKEKNIKLVKVDCTEEADLCQEYGVEGYPTLKVFRGPESVSPYSGQRKAGAITSYMVKQSLPAVSILSKDNLEEFKTADKVVLVAYIDASDKSSNETFTKVAEKLRDTYLFGGVNDAAVAEAEGVKAPAIVLYKSFDEGKATFSEKFDAEAIETFAQTAATPLIGEVGPETYSGYMSAGIPLAYIFAETPEEREELGAALKPIAEKHRGKINFATIDAKAFGAHAGNLNLATDKFPSFAIQETVKNQKFPYDQDKKITHDDIAKFVEDFSSGKIEPSIKSEPIPESNDGPVSVVVAKNYEQIVLDDKKDVLIEFYAPWCGHCKALAPKYEELGELYAKSEFKDKVVIAKVDATLNDVPDEIQGFPTIKLYPAGGKDAPVTYSGSRSIEDLIEFVKENGKYKAVVSVKEEGAEESQAAPAATEEEKTKETKEAKEDEHDEL; encoded by the exons ATGTTCTGCAAGCGtgtcgcccttggccttctggccgccgctgccgcggTTTCCGCCTCCGATGTCACCCAACTGAAGAAGGATGACTTCAACGACTTCATCAAGTCCAatgacctcgtcctcgccgagt TCTTCGCTCCCTGGTGCGGTCACTGCAAGGCCCTTGCCCCCGAGtacgaggaggccgccacctccctcaaggagaagaacaTCAAGCTGGTCAAGGTCGACTGCACTGAGGAGGCCGACCTCTGCCAGGAGTACGGTGTTGAGGGTTACCCCACCCTCAAGGTCTTCCGTGGCCCTGAGAGCGTTTCTCCCTACTCCGGCCAGCGCAAGGCTGGTGCCATCACCTCCTACATGGTGAAGCAGTCCCTGCCTGCCGTCTCCATCCTTTCCAAGGACAACCTCGAGGAGTTCAAGACTGCCGAcaaggtcgtcctcgtcgcctacATTGACGCCTCTGACAAGTCCTCCAACGAGACCTTCACCAAGGTTGCCGAGAAGCTCCGCGACACCTACCTCTTCGGTGGTGTCAACGATGCGGCTGTTGCCGAGGCTGAGGGCGTCAAGGCCCCCGCCATTGTCCTTTACAAGTCTTTCGACGAGGGCAAGGCCACCTTCTCTGAGAAGTTCGACGCTGAGGCCATTGAGACGTTCGCCCAGACCGCCGCTACCCCCTTGATCGGCGAGGTCGGTCCCGAAACCTACTCTGGCTACATGTCTGCCGGCATCCCTCTGGCCTACATCTTCGCCGAGACCCCTGAGGAGCGTGAGGAGCTTGGCGCCGCCTTGAAGCCCATCGCCGAGAAGCACCGCGGCAAGATCAACTTCGCCACCATCGATGCCAAGGCTTTCGGTGCCCACGCCGGCAACCTCAACCTCGCTACCGACAAGTTCCCTTCGTTCGCCATCCAGGAGACCGTCAAGAACCAGAAGTTCCCCTACGACCAGGACAAGAAGATTACCCACGATGACATCGCCAAGTTCGTCGAGGACTTCTCTTCCGGCAAGATCGAGCCCAGCATCAAGTCTGAGCCCATCCCCGAGTCCAACGATGGCCCCGTCTCGGTTGTTGTTGCCAAGAACTACGAGCAGATTGTCCTTGATGATAAGAAGGACGTCCTGATTGAGTTCTACGCCCCCTGGTGCGGTCACTGCAAGGCTCTGGCCCCCAAGTACGAGGAGCTTGGTGAGCTGTACGCCAAGAGCGAGTTCAAGGACAAGGTTGTCATCGCCAAGGTCGATGCTACTCTCAACGACGTTCCCGACGAGATCCAGGGATTCCCCACCATCAAGCTCTaccccgccggcggcaaggacgcCCCCGTCACCTACTCTGGCTCTCGCTCCATCGAGGACCTGATTgagttcgtcaaggagaacGGCAAGTACAAGGCCGTTGTCTccgtcaaggaggagggtgCCGAGGAGAGCCaggctgctcctgctgccaccgaggaggagaagaccaaggagaccaaggaggccaaggaggatGAGCACGACGAGTTGTAA
- a CDS encoding Apurinic endonuclease gives MPPRTSARRKAQAVVETKVEETTTTATRTNGTSTSIAATQTKRTAAKKPVAKRKAASDEEHESCGSCAEKDEEKPAKKRKTAAKGKAKKEDDMPLADRTAVSSLKKAMYIGAHVSGAGGVQNSIQNALNIGANAFALFLKSQRKWESPPLAADAKTQFVSLAKDNGYDAAAHVLPHGSYLVNLAQADAAKAKQAYTSFIDDLQRCEQLGIKLYNFHPGNTGGASREEACGRIAAQLNTAHKATKNVITVLENMAGAGNVIGTKFEDLKHIIDKVEDKERVGVCIDTCHAFAAGYDLRTPDKFHETMKEFDEIVGNKYLKAFHLNDSKAPFASHRDLHANIGTGFLGLRAFHTLVNHEPFQDLPMVLETPIDRKDDNGKTVEDKQVWADEIKLLERLIGMDADGEEFKELEEELRGKGEGERSKIQDQVDRKAEKDAKKGTRGAKKGAAVKGRKKKAETDDESD, from the exons ATGCCTCCCCGCACGTCTGCCCGCAGAAAAGCGCAAGCTGTTGTCGAGACCAAGGTCGAagagacgacgacaacggccacGAGGACGAACGGAACGAGCACATCTATCGCTGCCACTCAGACAAAGAGAACAGCTGCTAAGAAACCAGTCGCCAAGCGCAAGGCCGCGTCGGACGAAGAGCACGAGAGCTGCGGCAGCtgcgccgagaaggacgaggagaagcccgccaagaagaggaagaccgcggccaagggcaaggcgaagaaggaggacgatATGCCTCTGGCGGATCGGACGGCAGTTTCTtcgttgaagaaggcgatgTACATTGGTGCTCATGTGAGCGGTGCTGGTG GTGTGCAAAACTCTATCCAAAACGCCCTCAACATTGGCGCCAATGCCTTCGCGCTGTTCCTCAAGTCACAGCGGAAGTGGGAGAGCCCCCCGCTGGCAGCGGATGCGAAGACGCAGTTCGTCTCTCTGGCAAAGGACAACGGCTACGACGCTGCCGCCCACGTCCTCCCCCACGGTTCCTACCTTGTCAATCTCGCCCAGGCAGATGCCGCCAAGGCGAAACAGGCGTACACGAGCTTCATTGATGACCTCCAGCGGTGCGAGCAGCTTGGGATCAAGCTGTATAACTTCCACCCGGGGAACACGGGAGGCGCCTCGCGCGAGGAGGCGTGCGGGCGCATCGCGGCGCAGCTGAACACGGCGCACAAAGCGACGAAAAACGTCATCACGGTCCTGGAGAACATGGCTGGCGCGGGAAATGTCATTGGCACCAAGTTCGAGGACTTGAAGCACATCATCGACAAggtcgaggacaaggagcgGGTCGGCGTGTGCATCGACACCTGCCACGCCTTCGCGGCGGGTTACGACCTGAGGACGCCCGACAAGTTCCACGAGACGATGAAGGAGTTTGACGAGATTGTCGGAAACAAGTACCTCAAGGCATTCCATC TCAACGACAGCAAGGCCCCCTTCGCCTCGCATCGCGACCTGCACGCCAACATCGGCACGGGCTTTCTCGGCCTGCGCGCCTTTCACACGCTCGTCAACCACGAGCCCTTCCAGGACCTCCCCATGGTCCTCGAGACGCCCATCGACCGCAAGGACGACAACGGCAAGACGGTCGAGGACAAGCAGGTGTGGGCGGACGAGATCAAGCTGCTGGAGCGGCTAATTGGCAtggatgccgacggcgaagagttcaaggagctcgaggaggagctgcggGGCAAGGGGGAGGGCGAGAGGAGCAAGATCCAGGACCAGGTCGACCGCAAGGCGGAGAAGGACGCGAAGAAGGGGACTAGGGGGGCGAAGAAGGGTGCGGCGGTGaaagggaggaagaagaaggccgagacggatgATGAGAGTGATTAA
- a CDS encoding Vacuolar fusion protein MON1, whose protein sequence is MGEDHDNSPGEELPPPLPPRPSIESSASIDARMAMAAATTAVTPLDIQTLSFPDGSRGTFSTPGTRAVSTPVQSPKSGQATPTKTLADREDSMSIASFSPTLRPPNDIASLLVGEFNKRSPAWNLLRSQSATVPPFETLRMDDATRNLAGFAQEFDDLPDGSDESVKDEDRAAMWKEKLKHYMILSSAGKPIYSRHGDLGLINSSMGVIQTLISFYEGAKNPLSGFTAGNTRFVITTQGPLYFVAISRLGESDSQLRAQLDALYMQILSTLTLPTLKNIFVHRPSSDLRKPLEGTEPLISSLADNFTKGSPSALLGALECLKLRKSQRHAINNAFLKQRTEKLLYGLIVAGGKLVSVIRPRRHSLHPSDLQIIFNMLFESGGIKAGGGENWIPLCLPAFNNRGYLYMYVSFFDGVDGEQATGQNPPAANTDEELAIILISPDKESFFELKQMRDAVAASLAKSGHLALIQAAARAGRPKTTDIAPGGQISHFLYKSRANVQFSMSALDPVFSALIARRRLMGLYHQLHAAVHAKHSHMRVLHSVSEDATSLAWITPIFEFYCVAGPNVSRAVLTQGANKVIQWARREEERIFIIGGGVF, encoded by the coding sequence ATGGGCGAGGACCACGACAACAGCCCCGGCGAGGAGCTGCCTCCACCTCTGCCTCCACGACCCTCCATCGAATCGAGTGCGTCGATAGATGCTAGAATGGCCATGGCAGCTGCTACCACCGCAGTCACGCCGCTCGACATCCAGACCCTATCCTTCCCAGATGGCTCACGCGGCACTTTTTCGACGCCGGGCACCAGAGCCGTATCGACGCCCGTCCAGTCCCCTAAGAGCGGACAGGCGACGCCCACAAAGACATTGGCTGACAGAGAAGACTCCATGAGCATCGCGAGCTTTTCGCCCACGCTACGGCCACCCAACGACATTGCCAGCCTGCTGGTAGGAGAGTTCAATAAGAGAAGCCCTGCATGGAACCTGCTCAGGTCACAATCGGCAACCGTACCACCGTTTGAAACTCTGAGGATGGACGACGCGACTCGCAATCTAGCCGGCTTCGCGCAAGAGTTCGACGACCTACCCGATGGATCGGATGAAAGCGTCAAGGACGAAGACCGAGCCGCTATGTGGAAAGAAAAGTTAAAGCACTACATGATCCTCTCATCTGCCGGAAAGCCCATATATAGTCGGCATGGGGACCTAGGACTGATCAACTCGTCCATGGGTGTCATCCAGACACTCATATCTTTCTACGAAGGGGCCAAGAACCCGCTATCTGGCTTCACAGCCGGTAACACGAGATTCGTCATCACAACACAGGGGCCGTTATACTTCGTGGCCATCAGCCGGCTCGGAGAGAGTGACTCGCAGCTGAGGGCACAGCTTGACGCCTTATATATGCAGATTTTATCGACACTCACATTACCGACACTGAAGAACATCTTCGTACACCGCCCATCCAGCGACCTCCGGAAGCCGCTGGAGGGCACCGAGCCCCTGATTTCGTCTCTCGCCGACAACTTCACAAAgggctcgccgtcggcccTTCTCGGGGCTCTGGAATGCCTCAAGCTTCGCAAGTCCCAGCGGCATGCCATCAATAACGCCTTTCTCAAGCAGCGGACAGAAAAGCTCCTCTACGGCCTCATCGTAgccggcggcaagctcgTCAGCGTCATCCGCCCGCGCCGACACTCCCTACACCCCAGCGACCTGCAAATCATATTCAATATGCTGTTCGAATCGGGCGGCATCAAagccggtggcggcgaaAACTGGATCCCCCTCTGCCTGCCCGCGTTCAACAATCGCGGTTACTTGTATATGTACGTCAGCTTCtttgatggcgtcgacggcgagcaggCCACGGGACAGAACCCGCCGGCAGCAAACACCGACGAAGAGCTggccatcatcctcatcagCCCGGACAAGGAGTCATTCTTCGAGCTCAAACAAATgcgagacgccgtcgccgcttcTCTGGCGAAGTCTGGCCACCTCGCACTGATCCAGGCCGCCGCACGCGCCGGGCGGCCCAAGACGACGGACATCGCGCCGGGCGGCCAAATATCCCACTTTCTATACAAGTCCCGTGCAAACGTCCAGTTTAGCATGTCGGCCCTCGACCCCGTCTTCTCCGCCCTCATtgcccgccgtcgtctcatGGGCCTCTACCATCAACTCCACGCTGCCGTCCACGCGAAACACTCCCACATGCGCGTCCTGCACTCTGTCTCCGAGGACGCGACCTCCCTTGCCTGGATCACCCCGATATTCGAGTTCTACTGCGTCGCTGGGCCTAACGTGTCTCGCGCCGTGCTGACCCAAGGGGCCAACAAGGTTATTCAGTGGGCCCGTCGCGAGGAGGAACGAatcttcatcatcggcggAGGAGTATTTTGA